One Campylobacter pinnipediorum subsp. caledonicus genomic window carries:
- a CDS encoding NAD-dependent epimerase, with the protein MKILITGTAGFIGFHLANFLSLRGDEVFGIDNINDYYDVNLKLARLKNAGFDTDGIKENKLIISKTKQNLKFIKADLCDLDTLKILFEKEKFDCVVNLAAQAGVRYSLINPKAYIDSNITGFVNILECCRHNEVKNLVYASSSSVYGLNTNMPFSTHEAVNHPISLYAASKKSNEMMAHTYSHLFGLPTTGLRFFTVYGPWGRPDMALFMFVKSAIEGKAIDVFNHGKMKRDFTYIDDIVKGIVKCVDNPAKPNPSWDSNNPDPATSSAPFKIYNIGNNNPVELMEYIKAIEIRLNKGIKKNFLPLQAGDVPATFADVKDLVDDFEYKPDTSINDGVRNFIDWYCEFYGIKI; encoded by the coding sequence ATGAAAATTTTAATAACAGGAACAGCAGGCTTTATAGGATTTCATCTGGCTAATTTCTTATCTTTAAGAGGCGATGAAGTATTTGGGATTGATAACATAAATGACTATTATGATGTAAACTTAAAACTCGCAAGGCTAAAAAATGCTGGTTTTGATACAGATGGGATAAAAGAAAACAAGCTAATAATATCAAAAACAAAACAAAATTTGAAATTTATAAAAGCTGATTTATGCGATCTTGATACACTAAAAATATTGTTTGAAAAAGAAAAATTTGATTGTGTTGTAAACCTAGCAGCACAGGCTGGAGTTAGGTATTCGCTTATAAATCCAAAGGCATATATAGATAGCAATATAACTGGATTTGTAAATATTTTAGAGTGTTGCAGACACAATGAAGTTAAGAACTTGGTATATGCAAGCTCTAGTTCTGTATATGGACTAAATACAAATATGCCTTTTTCTACTCACGAAGCTGTAAATCATCCTATAAGCTTATACGCTGCAAGTAAAAAAAGCAATGAAATGATGGCGCATACTTATAGCCATTTGTTTGGATTACCTACGACTGGACTTAGGTTTTTTACTGTTTATGGTCCTTGGGGAAGACCTGATATGGCTCTTTTTATGTTTGTAAAATCAGCCATTGAAGGAAAGGCTATAGATGTCTTTAATCACGGAAAAATGAAAAGGGATTTTACATACATAGATGATATAGTAAAAGGTATAGTAAAATGTGTAGACAATCCAGCAAAACCAAATCCATCTTGGGATAGCAACAATCCAGACCCAGCAACATCAAGTGCGCCATTTAAAATATACAATATAGGCAATAATAATCCGGTAGAACTTATGGAGTATATAAAAGCTATAGAAATAAGATTAAATAAAGGGATTAAGAAAAATTTTCTACCTTTACAAGCTGGAGATGTTCCTGCTACATTTGCTGATGTTAAAGATTTGGTTGATGATTTTGAATATAAGCCAGATACCAGCATAAACGATGGAGTTAGAAATTTTATAGATTGGTATTGTGAGTTTTATGGCATAAAAATATAA
- a CDS encoding efflux RND transporter periplasmic adaptor subunit — protein MKKLFKIMIICILLSGIGFWVYKNYFQKDEKIVYITQKAELGTLTKRVEASGEIFATELIDVGAQVGGQIKKLYVKLGDNVKQGDLIAEIDSSTQQNMVDNRKAQLFIYEAQLNSAKVEKQTIGYKLNRIKSLFEKGASSKQNLEDIQSAYASINAKVAELEAQIRQAKIALNTARIDLGYTKIIAPKDGTIIFVAVEEGQTLNSVQSAPTIVNIADLSRVKMKIQIAEGDITKIKVGANVSYTILSEPNKTFSAKISSIDPALTTLSNGRYSTNGSSLENAVYYYAQSIVDNPSGLLRIGMSTQNSIDVAQVKDAVIVPALAIKQKGDKKFISILKQGDVVEEREVKVGISNNLSTQIISGIDVGDNVITSSGSESEINSMVQDIKR, from the coding sequence ATGAAAAAATTATTTAAAATCATGATAATTTGTATATTATTATCAGGCATTGGCTTTTGGGTATATAAAAACTACTTTCAAAAAGATGAAAAGATAGTTTATATCACACAAAAAGCAGAGCTAGGAACACTTACAAAAAGAGTTGAAGCTAGTGGAGAGATATTTGCAACAGAGTTAATTGATGTTGGCGCGCAAGTTGGTGGACAGATAAAAAAGCTATATGTAAAGCTTGGCGACAATGTAAAGCAGGGTGATTTGATAGCCGAGATAGATAGCTCTACACAGCAAAATATGGTGGATAATAGAAAAGCTCAGCTTTTTATATATGAAGCCCAGCTAAATAGCGCAAAGGTAGAAAAACAAACGATAGGATATAAGCTAAATCGTATAAAATCACTCTTTGAAAAGGGTGCTAGTAGCAAGCAAAACCTAGAAGACATACAATCAGCCTACGCCTCTATAAATGCAAAAGTAGCTGAGCTTGAAGCTCAGATAAGACAAGCCAAAATAGCCCTAAACACAGCCCGGATAGACCTAGGCTACACAAAGATAATAGCACCAAAAGATGGAACTATAATTTTTGTCGCGGTAGAGGAAGGGCAGACATTAAATAGTGTCCAATCGGCCCCAACTATCGTAAACATAGCTGATTTAAGTCGCGTAAAAATGAAAATTCAAATAGCAGAGGGCGATATAACAAAAATAAAAGTTGGTGCAAATGTAAGCTATACCATACTAAGTGAGCCAAATAAAACTTTTAGCGCAAAAATAAGCTCTATAGATCCAGCCCTTACCACACTTAGCAACGGTAGATACTCAACAAATGGATCAAGCTTGGAAAATGCCGTTTATTACTATGCTCAAAGCATAGTTGATAACCCATCAGGACTTCTTAGGATAGGTATGAGTACTCAAAATAGTATAGATGTAGCACAAGTAAAAGATGCTGTGATAGTTCCAGCTCTTGCGATAAAGCAAAAAGGAGATAAGAAATTCATAAGCATTTTAAAGCAGGGCGATGTAGTAGAGGAGAGAGAGGTTAAAGTAGGTATAAGTAACAACCTAAGCACTCAGATAATAAGTGGTATAGATGTAGGCGATAATGTTATAACAAGCTCAGGCTCAGAGTCTGAAATAAACTCTATGGTTCAAGATATAAAAAGGTAA
- a CDS encoding MacB family efflux pump subunit, whose translation MIKLENIHKSFKIGDNEFEALKGVSVEIKQGEMVAIIGQSGSGKSTLMNILGCLDSPTSGVYKLDNADISSFSKDELARLRRKKFGFIFQQYNLLGSLNVLENVALPSIYAGESKQSREERALKNLQTLGLSEKSQNAINKLSGGQQQRVSIARALQNGGEIILADEPTGALDSKSGLVVMDILTKLHEQGHTIIIVTHDPKIAQYASRVIEIKDGLIISDTTKDEKISEYKKQDIKSKPSFLAFKDRIIESFKMSISAMLTNKMRSILTMLGIIIGITAVISVVALGKGSQEEILAGIRKIGTNTIDIYPGKGFGDLRSNRVRSLTISDVEVLKQQAFLDAVTPNTYTSGVITYGSVSLTASLSGGGDQGLEVNGLKLKRGRVFTPEEVKESAPVIVIDQNSVKELFKGKDPIGQKVLFNRQPFVVIGILDEDDGYRDNSILRIYAPYTSVINRLTGSRYINSITVRVKDDVNAQIAEKNIIALLSAKHGKKNFFTRNSDTIKKAVEETIQTMQILISGIALISLIVGGIGVMNIMLVSVTERTKEIGIKMAIGAYARDILQQFLIEAVILCIVGGSIGIGFSYFVGYVADDLLGYKMIFSNESIVIALFTSTAIGVIFGYMPAKNASKLNPIDALNRT comes from the coding sequence TTGATAAAACTAGAAAATATACACAAAAGCTTTAAAATAGGCGATAATGAGTTTGAAGCCTTAAAAGGTGTAAGTGTTGAGATAAAACAAGGTGAGATGGTGGCTATCATAGGTCAATCAGGTAGCGGTAAATCAACACTTATGAATATACTAGGCTGTCTTGATAGCCCTACAAGCGGTGTTTACAAGCTTGATAATGCTGATATTTCTAGTTTTAGTAAAGATGAATTAGCACGATTAAGAAGAAAGAAGTTTGGCTTTATCTTTCAGCAGTATAATCTTCTTGGAAGTTTAAATGTACTTGAAAATGTAGCACTTCCTAGCATATATGCAGGAGAGAGTAAGCAAAGTAGAGAAGAAAGAGCGCTAAAAAATTTACAAACACTAGGACTTAGTGAAAAATCTCAAAATGCTATAAATAAGCTATCAGGCGGACAGCAACAGCGTGTGAGTATAGCAAGGGCTTTGCAAAATGGTGGTGAGATCATACTAGCAGATGAGCCAACAGGGGCTTTAGATAGCAAAAGCGGACTGGTAGTTATGGATATACTTACTAAGCTACATGAACAGGGTCATACGATAATAATAGTAACCCACGACCCCAAAATAGCACAATATGCAAGTCGTGTTATTGAGATAAAAGACGGGCTTATTATATCAGATACCACAAAAGATGAAAAAATATCTGAGTATAAAAAACAAGATATAAAATCAAAACCATCTTTTTTAGCCTTCAAAGATAGGATTATTGAGAGTTTTAAGATGTCTATATCAGCAATGCTTACAAACAAAATGCGAAGTATTTTAACTATGCTTGGTATCATCATAGGTATAACAGCTGTCATAAGTGTGGTAGCACTTGGAAAAGGCTCTCAGGAGGAGATACTGGCTGGAATTCGTAAAATAGGCACTAATACGATAGACATATATCCGGGTAAGGGCTTTGGAGATCTGCGTTCAAACCGAGTTAGAAGTCTAACTATAAGCGATGTTGAGGTGCTAAAGCAACAAGCTTTTTTAGATGCCGTTACCCCAAACACATACACAAGCGGAGTTATAACCTATGGCTCGGTTTCGCTTACTGCTAGTTTGAGCGGTGGTGGAGATCAAGGACTTGAAGTAAATGGTCTAAAACTAAAAAGAGGAAGAGTTTTTACACCAGAAGAGGTAAAAGAATCAGCTCCAGTTATAGTCATAGATCAAAACAGCGTAAAAGAGCTTTTTAAAGGCAAAGATCCGATAGGGCAAAAGGTGCTTTTTAACAGACAACCTTTTGTCGTTATAGGTATTTTAGACGAAGATGATGGTTATAGGGATAATAGCATTTTGCGAATTTATGCCCCTTATACAAGTGTTATAAATCGCTTAACAGGAAGTAGATATATAAACTCAATAACCGTTCGCGTAAAAGATGATGTAAATGCCCAAATAGCGGAAAAAAATATCATAGCATTGCTTAGCGCAAAACACGGCAAAAAAAACTTTTTTACAAGAAATAGCGATACTATAAAAAAAGCCGTAGAAGAGACTATACAAACAATGCAAATCCTAATCTCAGGCATAGCGCTTATAAGCCTTATTGTTGGTGGTATAGGTGTTATGAATATTATGCTAGTTTCGGTTACTGAAAGGACAAAAGAGATAGGTATAAAAATGGCAATAGGGGCTTATGCAAGAGATATACTTCAACAGTTTTTGATAGAAGCTGTGATTTTGTGTATAGTGGGAGGAAGTATAGGTATAGGCTTTTCTTATTTTGTAGGATATGTGGCTGATGATTTGCTTGGCTATAAGATGATATTTTCAAATGAGTCTATCGTGATAGCACTTTTTACATCTACAGCTATCGGTGTTATTTTTGGTTATATGCCAGCTAAAAATGCCTCAAAACTAAATCCAATAGATGCATTAAATAGGACATAA
- a CDS encoding type II secretion system protein encodes MKKGFTMIELIFVIVILGILAAVAVPRLTATRDDAEVAKAATNLTTLVSDITSYYTSQGDLASKIKDMTNVQVDENPDLTAELISAGKKCIKVEGKKATDATGATGATGATLTISKGDDKDKAICSKLYKMRSISDLLGTDDKGKEIQLGGTGINY; translated from the coding sequence ATGAAAAAAGGTTTTACTATGATCGAGTTGATCTTCGTGATCGTTATATTAGGAATTCTAGCAGCTGTTGCTGTACCAAGGCTAACAGCTACAAGAGATGATGCTGAGGTAGCAAAAGCAGCTACAAACCTAACTACACTTGTAAGTGATATCACATCTTACTATACATCACAAGGTGATTTAGCCAGTAAAATAAAAGATATGACAAATGTTCAAGTAGATGAAAACCCTGATTTAACCGCTGAGTTAATTTCAGCAGGAAAAAAATGCATAAAAGTGGAAGGTAAAAAAGCAACAGATGCAACAGGAGCAACAGGAGCAACAGGAGCAACATTGACTATATCAAAAGGAGATGACAAAGACAAGGCTATATGTTCTAAACTTTATAAGATGAGAAGTATATCTGACCTTCTAGGCACCGACGATAAAGGCAAAGAGATACAACTTGGTGGAACAGGAATAAATTACTAA
- a CDS encoding type II secretion system protein: MKKAFTMIELIFVIVILGILVAIAIPKLIATRNEAEIVNAAKNLSTFVSDIGMHYTSRVSLSDNLEDMTNVRAIRKNEYNGYYYLMTNGKECIKIRLISEDKINSTPPYLEITQNEATKHDPLCQKIIQYKSIQNIMSTQFKYIQKTNKIVAQDRGSATPVFITEYTPEVITGIPLGMSNIKW, translated from the coding sequence ATGAAAAAAGCTTTTACTATGATAGAGCTCATATTTGTTATAGTCATACTAGGTATACTAGTAGCTATTGCAATTCCTAAACTAATAGCAACTAGAAATGAAGCCGAGATAGTAAATGCAGCCAAAAACCTAAGCACCTTTGTAAGTGATATAGGTATGCACTATACATCCCGAGTAAGTTTATCTGATAACCTAGAAGATATGACAAATGTCCGTGCTATAAGGAAAAATGAATATAATGGCTACTACTATCTTATGACTAATGGCAAAGAGTGCATAAAAATACGACTTATATCAGAAGATAAGATAAATAGCACACCTCCATATCTAGAGATAACACAAAACGAAGCGACTAAGCATGATCCTTTATGTCAAAAGATAATACAATACAAAAGCATTCAAAATATAATGAGTACGCAGTTTAAATACATACAAAAAACAAATAAAATAGTAGCTCAAGATAGAGGTTCGGCAACTCCTGTTTTTATCACAGAATACACACCTGAAGTAATAACAGGCATACCTCTTGGTATGTCAAACATTAAGTGGTGA
- a CDS encoding thioredoxin fold domain-containing protein, whose translation MKKVLMTSLVAASFAFGANDTQIIEFYGNVLPENLKATVQERKALDSSSGVESVIVNISDGKVTQSDVIFTKGDYVFPDVIDVKKGMSYKASFGEQMLEKNLSKVYKEEDKKYIISLGKDKKNPTKVMFSDPECPYCRAELKEIEKTLKDTNLKIIITPVHDKSSLQKAHLIYKDIAKAKSDSDKVKILRKYFDEKYEVKDGLVSDKEVESIDKLRQKYFATGVRSVPKFVDEAKLLK comes from the coding sequence ATGAAAAAAGTTTTGATGACAAGCTTGGTCGCGGCTAGTTTTGCATTTGGTGCTAATGACACACAAATAATTGAGTTTTATGGTAATGTTTTACCAGAAAACCTTAAAGCTACTGTGCAAGAAAGAAAAGCACTAGATAGTTCATCGGGTGTAGAAAGTGTTATTGTAAATATAAGCGATGGTAAGGTTACTCAAAGCGATGTGATTTTTACAAAAGGGGATTATGTGTTTCCTGATGTGATAGATGTCAAAAAAGGTATGAGTTATAAGGCATCTTTTGGTGAACAAATGCTAGAAAAAAATCTTTCAAAAGTCTATAAAGAAGAGGATAAAAAATACATAATATCACTAGGAAAAGATAAGAAAAATCCTACAAAAGTTATGTTTAGTGATCCTGAATGCCCTTATTGTAGAGCTGAATTAAAAGAGATAGAAAAAACACTAAAAGATACAAACCTAAAGATCATCATAACACCAGTGCATGATAAAAGCTCTCTTCAAAAAGCACATCTTATATACAAAGATATAGCAAAAGCAAAATCAGATAGTGATAAGGTCAAGATACTAAGAAAATACTTTGATGAAAAATACGAAGTTAAAGATGGCTTGGTCAGCGATAAAGAGGTTGAAAGTATCGATAAACTTAGACAAAAATACTTCGCTACAGGTGTAAGAAGTGTGCCTAAGTTTGTAGATGAGGCTAAGTTATTAAAATAA
- a CDS encoding sensor histidine kinase, translating into MLKKLKIPILASLLIMLLFVFKGFNTLSIINQDEILKNIFSIMRFEEKVTYNFISDKTLPNSVIYNYAIYDTSLKPVFSNLSKQPSDFKFVTMQEDGYLFYKNFFFKNKVPYFIVISQEISNKHNLFIFLIMLVFTLVLVVFIFYTFYIASVRPYKQAQKYMNNFFNDAMHELKTPLSVASINLEMIGITNKHTKRIQNALKQMQIAYEDVEYYIKKGHIKFPVESINFSEYLERRVLFLLSIADTKDIMIDKNIDSDISVLMSKLALQRIIDNNIINAIKYSPKNSKVVVSLIKENGLAVFKIQDFGYGIKDTNRVFKRYEREDLVQGGFGLGLNIVREICLKYDIKYNVVSKPNEGSIFTYTFKI; encoded by the coding sequence ATGCTAAAAAAGCTTAAGATACCAATACTTGCATCTTTACTAATAATGCTTTTGTTTGTCTTTAAGGGTTTTAATACCTTAAGTATAATCAACCAAGATGAAATTTTAAAAAATATCTTTTCAATTATGCGTTTTGAAGAAAAGGTAACTTACAATTTTATCTCAGATAAGACATTACCAAATTCAGTTATATACAACTATGCTATTTATGATACAAGCTTAAAGCCGGTATTTTCAAACCTATCAAAACAACCAAGTGATTTTAAATTTGTTACAATGCAAGAAGATGGTTATCTTTTTTATAAGAATTTCTTTTTTAAAAACAAGGTTCCTTATTTTATAGTCATATCTCAAGAAATTTCAAACAAGCACAATCTATTTATATTTCTTATAATGCTAGTTTTTACTCTTGTCTTGGTTGTTTTTATATTTTATACATTTTATATAGCAAGTGTTAGACCATACAAACAAGCACAAAAATATATGAATAATTTTTTTAATGATGCTATGCACGAGCTAAAAACACCGCTTAGTGTAGCTAGTATAAACTTAGAAATGATAGGAATTACAAACAAACACACAAAACGTATACAAAATGCTTTAAAGCAAATGCAGATAGCTTACGAAGATGTTGAGTATTATATAAAAAAAGGGCATATTAAATTTCCAGTAGAGAGTATAAATTTTAGTGAGTATTTGGAGCGTAGGGTTTTGTTTTTGCTCTCCATTGCTGACACTAAGGATATTATGATTGATAAAAATATAGATAGTGATATATCTGTCTTGATGAGTAAATTAGCCTTGCAAAGAATTATAGATAACAATATCATAAATGCTATAAAATACAGTCCAAAAAACTCAAAAGTAGTAGTTAGTTTGATAAAAGAAAATGGTTTGGCGGTTTTTAAGATACAAGATTTTGGATATGGTATAAAAGATACAAATCGTGTATTTAAAAGATATGAAAGAGAGGATTTGGTTCAGGGTGGTTTCGGGCTTGGGCTAAATATAGTAAGAGAAATTTGCTTAAAATATGATATAAAATACAATGTAGTTTCAAAGCCAAATGAAGGTAGTATTTTTACTTATACATTTAAAATCTAA
- a CDS encoding response regulator transcription factor: protein MRILLLEDDIELSESVSEYLCSLGYEVDSVADGALACDKIANGFYHLFILDIKVPNINGFEVMKYIKNLDIQTPIMIMTSLVDINDMAICYELGCNEYLKKPFELAELKLRVAELLRKYYNVDDRNIVYLNEDFSFNIHKRTLSDKNNNAIDLSAKELQLVEYLISHLNVYVSIADLIENVWENKNIEEADIRMHILKIRNKTSSSFISSKRRIGYKIDAKKA, encoded by the coding sequence ATGAGAATTTTACTGTTAGAAGATGATATAGAACTTAGCGAGAGTGTAAGTGAATACTTATGCTCTCTTGGATATGAGGTTGATTCGGTTGCTGATGGAGCTTTAGCTTGTGATAAGATAGCAAATGGCTTTTACCATCTTTTTATACTTGATATCAAAGTTCCAAATATAAATGGCTTTGAAGTTATGAAATATATAAAAAACCTAGATATCCAAACCCCTATTATGATTATGACCTCTCTTGTTGATATAAACGATATGGCTATTTGCTATGAGTTAGGCTGTAACGAGTATCTTAAAAAACCATTTGAGTTAGCAGAGCTCAAGCTTAGAGTCGCAGAGCTTTTAAGAAAATATTACAATGTTGATGATAGAAATATTGTCTATCTAAACGAGGATTTTAGTTTTAATATACATAAAAGAACTCTATCTGACAAGAATAACAACGCAATAGATTTAAGTGCAAAAGAGTTACAACTTGTAGAGTATCTTATATCACACTTAAATGTTTATGTTAGCATTGCGGACTTGATAGAAAATGTATGGGAAAATAAAAACATAGAAGAAGCAGATATCCGTATGCATATATTAAAGATAAGAAATAAAACATCTAGTAGTTTTATATCATCAAAAAGGCGTATAGGATATAAAATAGATGCTAAAAAAGCTTAA
- the nrfD gene encoding NrfD/PsrC family molybdoenzyme membrane anchor subunit, with product MNNMWGSMLQYNEIYWPWPIAIYLFLAGLSAGAMMVAIIQRWRDKNDACFKSASLLAPLSISIGLALLVFDLGKPFDFYWILLKYNFKSVMSIGVALLLFYTPLAFVYAIYAFRDVKFLAPLKSIINTIAKTRLLNLLELFLFILAIGVGVYTGFLLSAVSKIVLWSNYILPILFLVSGFSSGIAASIFFGILSFKNDIDKSSIATLLKLDLFAIFFEIALIVVLFIFVFSTSENAALFAKNALTTGGISAIFWIGVVGLGLLMPILIDLTALKGHTYKQGVIVFNTFLVLVGVVLLRCYIVYAGQIFTGI from the coding sequence ATGAATAATATGTGGGGAAGTATGTTGCAGTATAATGAAATTTATTGGCCGTGGCCTATCGCCATTTATCTATTTTTGGCTGGTCTTAGTGCTGGTGCTATGATGGTAGCTATCATTCAAAGATGGCGTGATAAAAATGATGCATGTTTTAAATCAGCCTCTTTGCTCGCACCGCTTAGCATAAGCATAGGTCTTGCACTTTTGGTTTTTGACCTTGGTAAGCCTTTTGATTTTTATTGGATTTTATTAAAATACAACTTTAAATCTGTTATGTCTATCGGTGTTGCTTTACTTTTATTTTATACACCTTTGGCTTTTGTGTATGCTATCTATGCATTTAGAGATGTTAAGTTTTTAGCGCCTTTAAAAAGCATTATAAACACTATCGCCAAAACAAGACTTCTAAATTTACTTGAACTATTCCTTTTTATTTTAGCTATTGGTGTTGGTGTTTATACCGGATTTTTACTAAGTGCCGTTAGCAAGATAGTTCTTTGGAGTAATTATATACTTCCTATACTATTTTTGGTTTCAGGCTTTAGTTCTGGTATTGCAGCAAGTATATTTTTTGGAATTTTATCATTTAAAAACGATATAGACAAATCATCTATCGCCACACTTTTAAAGCTTGATTTATTTGCCATATTTTTTGAAATAGCCTTGATAGTGGTATTGTTTATATTTGTATTTTCTACCAGCGAAAATGCAGCATTATTTGCAAAAAATGCTTTAACAACAGGAGGCATATCTGCAATCTTTTGGATAGGTGTTGTAGGGCTTGGATTATTAATGCCTATTTTAATAGACTTAACAGCATTAAAAGGGCATACTTATAAACAAGGTGTTATAGTTTTTAACACTTTTTTAGTTTTAGTTGGTGTCGTTTTACTTAGATGCTATATAGTTTATGCCGGACAAATTTTTACAGGAATTTAA
- a CDS encoding 4Fe-4S dicluster domain-containing protein — protein MKKYLMLHDENLCIGCQACSVACRSENSVPRGLYRLQVHTKMIGTFPNLKMDFLRHSCVMCEDAPCVDVCPTGASFKTEDGVTLLNHKICVSCKYCILACPYDARFVLPDGEIGKCTFCYESRLGRGEQPACVSVCPTDALVFGDANDENSEISKKLKEKKVYYPKEHLSTRPRLAMVANTKGESHE, from the coding sequence ATGAAAAAATATTTAATGTTACACGATGAAAATTTATGCATAGGTTGTCAAGCTTGTTCGGTTGCTTGCAGAAGTGAAAACTCAGTTCCTAGAGGATTATATCGCTTGCAAGTTCATACCAAGATGATTGGAACTTTTCCGAATTTAAAGATGGATTTTTTACGCCATAGCTGTGTTATGTGTGAAGATGCACCTTGTGTTGATGTTTGTCCTACCGGCGCTAGTTTTAAGACAGAAGATGGCGTAACATTACTAAATCACAAAATTTGTGTTTCTTGTAAATACTGTATTCTAGCCTGTCCTTATGATGCTAGATTTGTCTTGCCTGATGGAGAGATAGGAAAATGCACATTTTGTTATGAGAGTAGACTAGGAAGAGGCGAGCAGCCAGCTTGTGTTAGTGTATGCCCTACTGATGCTCTTGTATTTGGAGATGCAAACGATGAAAACTCAGAAATTTCTAAAAAACTAAAAGAGAAAAAAGTTTATTATCCAAAAGAGCATTTAAGCACACGACCAAGACTTGCTATGGTTGCAAACACTAAAGGAGAAAGCCATGAATAA